From a single Couchioplanes caeruleus genomic region:
- a CDS encoding LuxR family transcriptional regulator has product MTRQPDAPRHVVASTADADTVVRRLTRDGWTVREGFALPSATWDVSTDRLVLHGRVTDQDALHLAVLAAARGAGIVAVCDADSPTGRALVDDLSRLGAVHLGPGGAPAPATAESTDAVAELVPEQRALLDRLAAGDTIAAAAAAEFLSLRTANRRIAEARALFGVRTTREAVLAYLRQRRTTE; this is encoded by the coding sequence GTGACCCGACAGCCCGACGCCCCCCGCCACGTCGTCGCCTCCACCGCCGACGCCGACACCGTGGTGCGCCGCCTCACCCGCGACGGCTGGACCGTCCGGGAAGGGTTCGCGCTGCCCAGCGCCACGTGGGACGTCAGCACCGACCGGCTCGTCCTGCACGGGCGCGTCACCGACCAGGACGCCCTGCACCTCGCGGTCCTCGCCGCCGCCCGGGGAGCCGGCATCGTGGCCGTCTGCGACGCCGACAGCCCCACCGGCCGCGCCCTCGTCGACGACCTGAGCCGCCTCGGCGCCGTACATCTCGGGCCCGGCGGTGCGCCCGCCCCGGCGACGGCCGAGAGCACGGATGCGGTCGCTGAGCTCGTACCCGAACAGCGGGCCCTGCTGGACCGCCTGGCCGCCGGCGACACGATCGCGGCGGCCGCCGCGGCCGAATTCCTGTCCCTGCGCACGGCCAACCGCCGCATCGCCGAGGCCCGGGCCCTGTTCGGCGTCCGGACGACCCGCGAAGCCGTGCTGGCCTACCTGAGACAACGCCGCACCACCGAATAG
- a CDS encoding LuxR C-terminal-related transcriptional regulator → MASHDLAGLAAAHLRRPGLVVLTGAPGSGRTTLLRRVAAAAGGTAYAGGGLAMLAAVPALALSRAVRARLPVHDVPLLAEAVRSRVRGGLLVLDDLQYADTATLAALPHLAAHVRVVVALRTPHRLPADTVAALRAAATAWLDVPPLSPADAAALARRTAPHLGDDALAEVLARAGGNPLAVTALARHAAGGRGAADTGIDQVAYAIATALADLPRPARTALAALGLLGRPAPAAMLGPGAAVLHEAGLVEQAGDGIVPVSAYLAETAAGLLDGDARTELHQALAALTPDAEAARHLAAAGDHPGAYRRALAGADRAGGGDRADLLLFACELPGVTVDPRVRLAAADALLAAGRPHAAARVLTTARPLGVEADVLRGEALLQGGDPAAARDCVRPVPDAASATVVAARDRILLLADLATDPAGALDTADKIAARHPVPAPGVAAALAAVRAAHRTPGWEQALAAAAGTADPLTGRWSAWLLVEHLAADGRLDDAAATARRAADACAGDLAYSWQTRFLAAAGWADVLRGATPAVDDVVRRSADLTDRALPADARGYALAATALVEADTGLLAAARARLGADAAHPATAWVAREAAWLDGQPDRAARAPDTAAPGLLTGLHHITARWAAYDAGAAAAGPAIPAALPAAARRTLTAWATGTGFTAAAEAWAGTALREQIRCLLAAGLLDRDPHRAVDALLQAEQLADTAGLVVLAGRARRGLRRHHVHRDIRSPRSGTQLTRREAEVLRLVAAGEPTRRIAGQLGISAETVDTHIRAGMRKLGARTRTEAAALAMTQLEDATALDRAAVPSAFPDREDGR, encoded by the coding sequence GTGGCATCGCACGACCTGGCCGGGCTCGCGGCCGCGCATCTGCGCCGCCCCGGCCTCGTCGTGCTCACCGGCGCGCCGGGCTCCGGCCGCACGACGCTGCTGCGCCGCGTCGCCGCCGCCGCGGGCGGCACCGCGTACGCCGGTGGTGGCCTGGCCATGCTCGCCGCCGTGCCCGCTCTCGCGCTGTCGCGGGCCGTGCGGGCCCGCCTGCCCGTGCACGACGTCCCGCTGCTGGCCGAGGCGGTGCGCTCCCGGGTGCGCGGCGGCCTGCTCGTCCTCGACGACCTGCAGTACGCCGACACCGCCACGCTGGCCGCCCTGCCGCACCTGGCCGCCCACGTGCGCGTCGTCGTGGCGCTGCGCACCCCGCACCGGCTGCCCGCCGACACCGTCGCCGCGCTGCGCGCCGCCGCCACCGCCTGGCTCGACGTGCCGCCGCTGAGCCCGGCCGACGCGGCCGCGCTGGCCCGGCGTACCGCACCGCACCTCGGCGACGACGCGCTCGCCGAGGTGCTGGCCCGCGCCGGCGGCAACCCCCTGGCGGTCACCGCGCTCGCCCGGCACGCCGCCGGGGGACGCGGCGCCGCCGACACCGGCATCGACCAGGTCGCGTACGCGATCGCCACCGCCCTGGCCGACCTGCCCCGCCCCGCCCGCACCGCGCTCGCCGCGCTCGGCCTGCTCGGGCGTCCCGCACCCGCGGCGATGCTGGGCCCGGGCGCGGCCGTGCTGCACGAGGCCGGGCTCGTCGAACAGGCCGGCGACGGCATCGTGCCCGTGTCGGCGTACCTCGCCGAGACCGCGGCCGGGCTGCTCGACGGCGACGCCCGCACCGAACTGCACCAGGCGCTGGCCGCGCTGACCCCCGACGCGGAAGCCGCCCGGCACCTCGCCGCCGCCGGCGACCATCCCGGCGCGTACCGCAGGGCCCTCGCCGGGGCCGACCGGGCCGGCGGCGGCGACCGCGCCGACCTGCTGCTGTTCGCGTGCGAGCTGCCCGGCGTCACGGTCGACCCGCGGGTACGCCTCGCCGCCGCCGACGCGCTGCTGGCCGCCGGACGCCCGCACGCCGCCGCCCGGGTGCTCACCACCGCCCGGCCGCTCGGCGTCGAGGCCGACGTGCTGCGCGGCGAGGCGCTGCTGCAGGGCGGCGACCCCGCGGCGGCCCGCGACTGCGTACGCCCCGTGCCCGACGCCGCCTCGGCGACCGTGGTGGCCGCCCGGGACCGCATCCTGCTGCTGGCCGACCTCGCCACCGACCCGGCCGGCGCGCTCGACACCGCCGACAAGATCGCCGCGCGGCATCCCGTACCGGCGCCCGGGGTCGCGGCCGCCCTCGCCGCCGTGCGCGCCGCGCACCGTACGCCCGGCTGGGAGCAGGCCCTCGCGGCCGCCGCCGGCACCGCCGACCCGCTCACCGGCCGGTGGAGCGCCTGGCTGCTCGTCGAGCACCTCGCCGCCGACGGGCGCCTCGACGACGCCGCCGCCACCGCACGCCGCGCCGCCGACGCCTGCGCCGGCGACCTCGCGTACAGCTGGCAGACCCGCTTCCTCGCCGCCGCCGGCTGGGCCGACGTGCTGCGCGGCGCCACCCCCGCCGTCGACGACGTGGTACGCCGCAGCGCCGACCTCACCGACCGCGCCCTGCCCGCCGACGCCCGCGGCTACGCGCTGGCCGCCACCGCCCTGGTCGAGGCCGACACGGGCCTGCTCGCCGCCGCCCGCGCCCGCCTCGGTGCCGACGCCGCGCACCCCGCCACCGCCTGGGTGGCCCGGGAGGCGGCGTGGCTCGACGGGCAACCCGACCGCGCCGCCCGCGCACCGGACACCGCGGCGCCCGGCCTGCTCACCGGGCTGCACCACATCACCGCCCGCTGGGCCGCGTACGACGCCGGCGCCGCCGCGGCCGGCCCGGCCATCCCCGCCGCGCTGCCCGCCGCGGCCCGCCGCACGCTGACCGCCTGGGCGACCGGCACCGGCTTCACCGCCGCCGCCGAGGCCTGGGCCGGCACCGCCCTGCGGGAACAGATCCGCTGCCTGCTCGCCGCAGGCCTGCTCGACCGCGACCCGCACCGCGCGGTCGACGCGCTCCTGCAGGCCGAACAGCTCGCCGACACCGCCGGGCTGGTCGTCCTCGCCGGCCGCGCCCGCCGCGGCCTGCGCCGGCACCACGTGCACCGCGACATCCGCAGCCCCCGCTCCGGCACCCAGCTCACCCGCCGGGAGGCCGAGGTGCTGCGCCTGGTCGCCGCGGGCGAGCCCACCCGCCGCATCGCCGGGCAGCTCGGCATCTCCGCCGAGACCGTCGACACCCACATCCGGGCGGGCATGCGCAAGCTGGGCGCCCGCACCCGTACCGAAGCCGCGGCGCTCGCCATGACCCAGCTGGAGGACGCCACGGCCCTGGACCGCGCTGCCGTCCCCTCCGCTTTCCCCGACCGTGAGGATGGCCGGTGA
- a CDS encoding dynamin family protein has translation MTVGPLSARMATLCDEIVARVGPEAAGQVEHVRERLAEPLRIAIAGRLKAGKSTLVNALIGRRVAPTAAGECTRVVTRFRYGTADRVDVVCRDGERRSLPLGDDGMLPQRLGVPAARVAYLDVTLTSEKLRGLTVVDTPGLASTDTGLSARAAAELGDAGHQEAGRRETGRGEPAHQPDTTAPFDAAIDADSASEVAAAEAVAYVFTQAVRADDVQALEAFRSASARLASSPINALGVFGKVDTLVGGAADPWPVAGPLAEQQAALLARTVSEVIPVVGLLAETGEAGRLTAADCAALRQLSATPVDQLRVLLASVDLFRTRPSAVEPARRERLLELLDLYGIGFCLAQLAADPSLGSGELVRRLVQASGFPRLQRTLEQTLRWRADAIKAGWALARLERIAGHTGDLRDRETLRAATERLLREPAYHRLRLLEVAQRVATGAVPLPVAWERELTRLATSDDARWILRLPHAGPGELAAAAVEAAGRWRVYAVAGAAPAQSRVAQVAHRGFHLLAQAIQSQTIQAQAGAAEAADQTRPGNDDETRVQTEAGR, from the coding sequence ATGACCGTCGGCCCGCTGTCCGCCCGCATGGCGACGCTGTGTGACGAAATCGTCGCGCGGGTCGGTCCGGAGGCCGCCGGCCAGGTGGAACACGTCCGTGAGCGGCTCGCGGAGCCGTTACGCATCGCGATCGCGGGACGGTTGAAAGCCGGAAAGTCGACACTCGTCAACGCGCTGATCGGCCGCCGTGTCGCGCCCACGGCCGCCGGGGAGTGCACCCGGGTGGTCACCCGGTTCCGCTACGGCACCGCCGACCGGGTCGACGTGGTGTGCCGCGACGGCGAGCGCCGCAGCCTGCCGCTGGGTGACGACGGCATGCTCCCGCAGCGCCTCGGGGTTCCCGCGGCCCGGGTGGCGTACCTGGACGTGACGCTGACCAGTGAGAAGCTGCGCGGGCTGACCGTGGTGGACACCCCGGGCCTGGCCTCCACCGACACCGGCCTGTCGGCCCGGGCCGCCGCCGAACTCGGCGACGCCGGGCACCAGGAGGCCGGGCGCAGAGAGACCGGGCGCGGCGAGCCCGCCCACCAGCCGGACACCACGGCGCCGTTCGACGCCGCGATCGACGCCGACTCCGCCTCCGAGGTCGCCGCCGCGGAGGCCGTCGCGTACGTGTTCACCCAGGCCGTACGGGCCGACGACGTGCAGGCGCTGGAGGCGTTCCGGTCGGCGTCGGCGCGGCTGGCCAGCAGCCCGATCAACGCGCTGGGCGTGTTCGGCAAGGTCGACACGCTCGTCGGCGGGGCCGCCGACCCGTGGCCGGTCGCCGGTCCCCTCGCCGAGCAGCAGGCGGCGCTGCTGGCCCGTACGGTGTCCGAGGTGATCCCGGTCGTGGGCCTGCTCGCCGAGACCGGTGAGGCGGGGCGGCTCACGGCCGCCGACTGCGCGGCCCTGCGGCAGCTGTCCGCCACCCCGGTAGACCAGCTGCGGGTGCTGCTGGCCTCGGTCGACCTGTTCCGCACCCGGCCCTCGGCGGTGGAGCCGGCGCGCCGGGAACGGCTGCTGGAGCTGCTCGACCTGTACGGCATCGGTTTCTGCCTGGCGCAGCTGGCCGCCGACCCGTCGCTGGGCAGCGGTGAGCTGGTGCGCCGGCTGGTGCAGGCCTCCGGGTTCCCCCGGCTGCAGCGCACGCTCGAGCAGACCCTGCGGTGGCGCGCCGACGCGATCAAGGCGGGGTGGGCGCTGGCCCGGCTGGAACGCATCGCCGGGCACACCGGTGACCTGCGCGACCGCGAGACGCTGCGGGCGGCCACCGAGCGGCTGCTGCGCGAGCCGGCGTACCACCGGCTGCGGCTGCTGGAGGTCGCCCAGCGCGTCGCCACCGGTGCGGTTCCGCTGCCGGTGGCGTGGGAACGGGAGCTGACCCGGCTGGCGACCTCCGACGACGCCCGGTGGATCCTGCGGCTGCCGCACGCCGGCCCCGGCGAGCTGGCCGCGGCGGCGGTGGAGGCGGCGGGCCGCTGGCGGGTGTACGCGGTCGCCGGGGCCGCACCGGCCCAGTCGCGGGTCGCGCAGGTCGCGCACCGCGGCTTCCACCTGCTCGCCCAGGCGATCCAGTCCCAGACGATCCAGGCCCAGGCCGGCGCAGCGGAAGCCGCGGACCAGACCCGGCCGGGCAACGACGACGAGACCCGCGTGCAGACGGAGGCCGGACGGTGA
- a CDS encoding dynamin family protein → MTATRELAGVLTAAVDDALAAVQAADPDAGAELAELRRRRLTRPSIVLVGETKRGKSSLINALLGVPGLSPVDAAVATAAYLHFSPGATVTATAYVPGSGEPVELGVEQLAEWATGRGGVRAPRRIDVTHPAPLLQYVSLLDTPGVGGLDPAHAAVALDAVERATALLFVADASAPLSQPELEFLVAASERVDAVVFALTKVDAFPGWRRIAEDNRALLRARAPRFADAPWFPVSARLAELALAVPAGEQAALVDASRIAELQHALVELAGRGHQLQLANVLRAARAELGRLEQAAQDRAAAAEADPGATARVRQQRSALAARKRTESRQWALLLSAETQRARVEVVGMLRTRIGELQQQVGARIDTLRGDGLAALPDEVDAELQAVAVRLSQDLQVTFRQVGERVLAQVFDDEELAAVLDRLNATLRHALNAGPPREHSPDNMLIALSAGGIAVMAGRGAVFGASLLGVGGVVAGGLLVPVAGLGLGVAAGGYVLYRRRVQSDRQQARAWLREVLGEARAALQDEISYRFTDLQYALGVAVDDAVERRLRDLDARIAEIDAAAAEDAAGRSRRRAAAAAELQQVRARVKQADDVLARARALAPTPTGPEES, encoded by the coding sequence GTGACCGCGACCCGGGAGCTGGCGGGCGTGCTGACCGCCGCCGTCGACGACGCCCTGGCAGCCGTGCAGGCCGCCGACCCCGACGCCGGCGCGGAGCTGGCCGAGCTGCGCCGGCGCCGGCTGACCCGGCCGTCCATCGTGCTCGTGGGCGAGACGAAACGCGGCAAGAGCTCGCTGATCAACGCGCTGCTCGGGGTGCCCGGGCTGTCGCCGGTGGACGCCGCCGTGGCCACCGCCGCGTACCTGCACTTCTCCCCCGGCGCCACGGTGACCGCGACGGCGTACGTGCCGGGTTCGGGGGAACCGGTCGAGCTGGGCGTCGAGCAGCTGGCCGAGTGGGCCACCGGGCGCGGCGGCGTACGGGCGCCGCGGCGCATCGACGTCACCCATCCCGCGCCGCTGCTGCAGTATGTGAGCCTGCTGGACACCCCCGGCGTGGGCGGTCTCGACCCCGCGCACGCCGCCGTCGCGCTGGACGCGGTGGAACGGGCGACCGCGCTGCTGTTCGTGGCCGACGCGTCGGCGCCGCTGTCGCAGCCGGAGCTGGAGTTCCTTGTCGCCGCGAGCGAACGCGTCGACGCGGTGGTGTTCGCCCTGACCAAGGTGGACGCGTTCCCCGGGTGGCGGCGCATCGCCGAGGACAACCGGGCGCTGCTGCGGGCCCGCGCGCCCCGGTTCGCGGACGCGCCGTGGTTCCCGGTGTCGGCGCGGCTGGCCGAGCTGGCCCTGGCGGTGCCCGCCGGGGAGCAGGCCGCCCTGGTCGACGCGTCACGCATCGCCGAGCTGCAGCACGCCCTGGTGGAGCTGGCCGGGCGCGGGCACCAGCTGCAGCTGGCCAACGTGCTGCGCGCCGCCCGCGCCGAGCTGGGCCGCCTGGAGCAGGCCGCGCAGGACCGGGCGGCCGCCGCCGAGGCCGACCCGGGCGCCACCGCCCGGGTCCGTCAGCAGCGCAGCGCCCTGGCCGCGCGCAAACGCACCGAGTCGCGGCAGTGGGCGCTGCTGCTCAGCGCCGAGACGCAGCGGGCCCGCGTCGAGGTGGTGGGGATGCTGCGGACCCGCATCGGCGAGCTGCAGCAGCAGGTCGGGGCGCGCATCGACACGCTGCGCGGCGACGGGCTGGCCGCCCTGCCCGACGAGGTGGACGCGGAGCTGCAGGCGGTGGCCGTACGGCTGTCGCAGGATCTGCAGGTCACGTTCCGGCAGGTCGGCGAGCGGGTGCTGGCGCAGGTGTTCGACGACGAGGAGCTGGCCGCGGTGCTGGACCGGCTCAACGCCACCCTGCGGCACGCGCTGAACGCCGGGCCGCCGCGTGAGCACTCGCCCGACAACATGCTGATCGCGTTGTCCGCCGGCGGGATCGCCGTCATGGCCGGCCGCGGCGCGGTGTTCGGCGCGTCGCTGCTGGGTGTGGGCGGGGTGGTCGCCGGGGGCCTGCTGGTGCCGGTCGCGGGGCTGGGCCTGGGCGTGGCCGCCGGCGGGTACGTGCTGTACCGGCGGCGGGTGCAGTCGGACCGCCAGCAGGCCCGCGCGTGGCTGCGTGAGGTGCTCGGCGAGGCCCGCGCGGCGTTGCAGGACGAGATCTCGTACCGGTTCACCGATCTGCAGTACGCCCTGGGCGTGGCCGTCGACGACGCCGTGGAGCGGCGCCTGCGCGACCTGGACGCCCGCATCGCCGAGATCGACGCGGCGGCCGCGGAGGACGCCGCGGGCCGGTCCCGGCGCCGGGCCGCGGCCGCCGCCGAGCTGCAGCAGGTCCGTGCCCGCGTCAAGCAGGCCGACGACGTCCTCGCCCGGGCCCGTGCCCTGGCGCCCACTCCCACCGGTCCGGAGGAATCATGA
- a CDS encoding MFS transporter, with amino-acid sequence MGAPVHPPAGTVTPTPARRERTGWYFYDWANSAFSTTVITVFLGPFLTSVAEQAAGCALGADECDGRVHPLGISVAAGSYFPYLVSLSVLLTVFVLPVMGAIADRAERKKPLLAASAFIGAGATVAMAFVTGERYLLGGALFIVANVSFGASVVVYNSFLPRLAGPDERDKVSSRGWALGYLGGGVLLLLNLVVVTVLSVEGDDRRTLDLARWCIVSAGVWWAVFTLLPLRWLREHPGTAAGGARGNVLTDGFRQLGHTVRSLRAYPLTLFFLVAFLVYNDGIQTVIALASQFGTEELKLGQSTLIVTILIVQFLAFGGALLLGALAARIGARRTVLFALALWLVVILAAFWLPEGEPVPFMLLGVGIGLVMGGSQALSRSLFSQLIPEGREGEYYGFYEISDKGTSWLGPLAFGLVYQLTDSYRVGIVSLVVFFVAGGILLAMVPMRRAITAAGNTPPRLL; translated from the coding sequence ATGGGCGCACCCGTACATCCGCCGGCCGGCACCGTCACGCCCACCCCGGCACGGCGCGAGCGCACGGGCTGGTACTTCTACGACTGGGCGAACTCGGCGTTCTCCACGACCGTCATCACGGTGTTCCTGGGGCCGTTCCTGACCTCGGTCGCCGAGCAGGCCGCCGGGTGCGCGCTGGGCGCCGACGAGTGCGACGGGCGGGTGCATCCGCTGGGCATCAGCGTCGCCGCCGGGTCGTACTTTCCGTACCTGGTGTCGCTGTCGGTGCTGCTGACGGTGTTCGTGCTGCCCGTGATGGGTGCGATCGCCGACCGGGCCGAGCGTAAGAAGCCGCTGCTGGCCGCGTCGGCGTTCATCGGGGCCGGCGCGACCGTGGCGATGGCGTTCGTGACCGGTGAGCGGTACCTGCTGGGCGGGGCCTTGTTCATCGTGGCGAACGTGTCCTTCGGCGCGTCCGTGGTGGTGTACAACTCGTTCCTGCCGCGGCTGGCCGGGCCCGACGAGCGCGACAAGGTGTCCAGCCGCGGCTGGGCGCTGGGCTACCTGGGCGGCGGGGTGTTGCTGCTGCTGAACCTGGTGGTGGTGACGGTGCTCAGCGTCGAGGGCGACGACCGGCGCACCCTGGACCTGGCCCGCTGGTGCATCGTGTCGGCCGGCGTGTGGTGGGCCGTGTTCACGCTGCTGCCGCTGCGGTGGCTGCGCGAGCACCCGGGTACGGCCGCGGGCGGCGCGCGCGGCAACGTGCTCACCGACGGGTTCCGGCAGCTGGGGCACACGGTGCGCAGCTTGCGGGCGTACCCGCTGACGTTGTTCTTCCTGGTCGCCTTCCTGGTCTACAACGACGGCATCCAGACGGTGATCGCGCTGGCCAGCCAGTTCGGCACCGAGGAGCTGAAGCTGGGGCAGAGCACGCTGATCGTCACCATCCTCATCGTGCAGTTCCTCGCGTTCGGCGGGGCGCTGCTGCTGGGTGCGCTGGCCGCGCGGATCGGCGCGCGCCGCACGGTGCTGTTCGCGCTGGCGCTGTGGCTGGTGGTGATCCTGGCGGCGTTCTGGCTGCCGGAGGGTGAGCCGGTGCCGTTCATGCTGCTCGGCGTCGGTATCGGCCTGGTGATGGGCGGCAGCCAGGCTTTGAGCCGGTCGCTGTTCAGCCAGCTGATCCCGGAGGGCCGCGAAGGCGAGTACTACGGCTTCTACGAGATCAGTGACAAGGGCACGAGCTGGCTGGGGCCGCTGGCGTTCGGGCTGGTGTACCAGCTGACCGACAGTTACCGCGTCGGCATCGTGTCGCTGGTGGTGTTCTTCGTCGCCGGTGGCATCCTGCTGGCGATGGTGCCGATGCG